From the Paraburkholderia sp. PREW-6R genome, one window contains:
- a CDS encoding DUF4743 domain-containing protein translates to MTLPCITAARRFDVHAHLPFWIDAEQVGWIRTGDVPLLTRWPDVFDIDHAGVKLAPTFNTVDLRSAALGSVIGALAAEGRIPGWRNETYAIRNAFDSPPLAYIERAASRFFGTMTYAVHLNGVVEYADGAPQLWIARRSDTKATDPGMLDNVVAGGIGWGFGIEATIIKECWEEAGIPEDIAARAVAGRTAHVLQSLPEGTQAEQIFIYDLTLPADFAPRNQDGEVGEHRLARIGEVARWIEEGAMTVDASLATLDCMLRRRWIDEEACEGIDALFAPPVFA, encoded by the coding sequence ATGACTTTGCCTTGCATCACCGCCGCGCGCCGTTTCGACGTTCATGCGCATCTTCCGTTCTGGATCGACGCTGAACAGGTCGGCTGGATTCGCACTGGCGATGTGCCGTTGCTCACACGCTGGCCGGATGTATTCGACATTGACCACGCCGGCGTCAAGCTGGCGCCCACCTTCAACACCGTCGATCTGCGCAGCGCGGCGCTGGGCTCCGTAATCGGTGCGCTCGCTGCCGAGGGGCGCATTCCAGGCTGGCGCAACGAGACCTACGCGATCCGCAACGCGTTCGACTCGCCGCCGCTCGCATACATCGAGCGCGCGGCGTCGCGCTTCTTCGGCACGATGACGTACGCGGTGCATCTGAACGGCGTCGTAGAATACGCGGACGGTGCGCCGCAGCTGTGGATCGCGCGCCGCAGCGATACCAAGGCCACCGACCCCGGCATGCTCGATAACGTCGTGGCCGGTGGAATTGGCTGGGGCTTCGGCATCGAAGCGACCATCATCAAGGAGTGCTGGGAAGAAGCCGGCATTCCCGAGGACATCGCCGCACGCGCCGTGGCAGGCCGCACCGCGCACGTGCTGCAGTCGTTGCCGGAAGGTACGCAGGCCGAACAGATTTTCATCTACGACCTCACGTTGCCGGCCGATTTCGCACCGCGCAATCAGGACGGCGAGGTGGGTGAACATCGGCTTGCACGCATCGGCGAAGTCGCGCGCTGGATCGAAGAGGGCGCAATGACCGTCGACGCGAGTCTGGCTACGCTGGATTGCATGTTGCGGCGTCGCTGGATCGACGAAGAGGCGTGCGAAGGGATCGACGCGCTATTCGCGCCGCCCGTGTTCGCGTGA
- the purU gene encoding formyltetrahydrofolate deformylase, whose translation MSTDHSFILKLSCADRPGIVHAVSGFLFERGSNILDSAQFGDSRTGEFFMRVHFQQVGGDPGLEALRESFATLAEQFGMRWELHDASVKPRVVIMVSKIGHCLNDLLFRYRTGQLAIEIAAIISNHKEFYQLAASYDIPFHHFPLLGGTPEAKAAQEARVLEVIDEHQADLVVLARYMQILSPKLCEALAGRAINIHHSFLPSFKGAKPYYQAFDRGVKLIGATAHYVTTDLDEGPIIEQEVERVDHSMTPEQLTAIGRDVECVTLARAVKWHVEHRVVLNGSKTVVFR comes from the coding sequence ATGTCGACCGATCACAGCTTTATCCTCAAACTGTCGTGCGCCGACCGGCCCGGCATTGTCCACGCGGTGTCAGGCTTTCTGTTCGAGCGCGGCAGCAACATTCTCGACTCTGCGCAGTTCGGCGACAGCCGCACCGGCGAGTTTTTCATGCGCGTGCATTTTCAGCAGGTGGGCGGCGACCCGGGTCTGGAGGCGCTGCGCGAGTCGTTCGCAACGCTTGCCGAGCAGTTCGGCATGCGGTGGGAATTGCATGATGCGTCGGTGAAGCCGCGCGTCGTAATCATGGTGTCGAAGATCGGTCACTGTCTGAACGACTTGCTGTTCCGTTACCGCACGGGGCAGCTGGCCATCGAGATCGCAGCAATCATCTCGAACCACAAGGAGTTCTATCAACTCGCCGCGAGTTATGACATTCCGTTCCACCACTTCCCGCTGCTGGGCGGCACGCCCGAAGCGAAGGCCGCGCAAGAGGCGCGCGTGCTCGAAGTGATCGACGAACATCAGGCGGATCTGGTCGTGCTCGCGCGTTACATGCAGATTCTGTCGCCGAAACTGTGCGAAGCGTTGGCCGGTCGCGCGATCAACATTCACCACTCTTTCTTGCCCAGCTTCAAGGGCGCGAAGCCGTATTACCAGGCGTTCGATCGCGGTGTGAAGCTGATCGGTGCAACCGCGCATTACGTGACCACGGATCTGGACGAAGGTCCGATCATCGAGCAGGAAGTGGAGCGCGTCGATCACAGCATGACGCCGGAACAGTTGACGGCGATTGGCCGCGACGTCGAGTGCGTGACGCTCGCGCGCGCGGTGAAGTGGCACGTCGAGCATCGTGTCGTGCTGAACGGCAGCAAGACGGTCGTGTTCCGGTAG
- a CDS encoding PepSY-associated TM helix domain-containing protein: MRRQFVRLHRWLGIATALFLFVAGLTGAIIAWDHELDAALNPSFFNARTDAPALPGLVLARRVEAADPRVQVTYLPLDAEPGRTLLMMVSPRVNPATRQPYPLDFNQIAVDPATGAIQGRREWGAVSLARINLIPFIYKLHYTLHLPFTGGIDIGTWLMGIVGIVWFFDSMVALWLSFPSFKAWRKSFAFRLRRGGYALTFDLHRSGGVWIWGVLMVIALTSISMNLSRPVVRPLVSLLSPLTPDPINNPELLRPAQPGEPVLSRETIVRLAEDAGKAQRLKVAPGGLYYAEFMHAYGVGFYATGNDHGDFGLGNPWMYWDAATGQPLGASIPGKGTAGDVFMQVQFPLHSGRILGLGGRILISAMGVAVAVLSATGLLIWLKKLNARRRSAHNAQNARKTRDSARSTART; this comes from the coding sequence ATGAGGCGGCAGTTCGTGCGGCTTCATCGCTGGCTGGGTATCGCCACCGCGCTCTTCCTGTTTGTCGCCGGGCTGACTGGCGCGATCATCGCATGGGATCACGAACTGGACGCGGCGTTGAATCCGTCGTTTTTCAATGCGCGCACCGACGCGCCGGCGCTGCCTGGTCTGGTACTCGCGCGCCGGGTCGAAGCCGCCGATCCGCGCGTCCAGGTCACCTATCTCCCACTCGACGCGGAACCTGGCCGCACGCTTCTCATGATGGTGTCGCCGCGCGTGAACCCGGCCACCCGGCAGCCCTACCCGCTCGATTTCAATCAGATCGCCGTCGATCCGGCAACCGGCGCCATTCAGGGCCGTCGCGAATGGGGCGCCGTCTCGCTCGCCAGGATCAATCTGATTCCGTTTATCTACAAGCTGCACTACACGCTGCATCTGCCATTTACGGGCGGCATCGACATCGGCACGTGGTTGATGGGCATTGTCGGCATCGTATGGTTTTTCGACAGCATGGTCGCGCTGTGGCTTTCGTTTCCGAGCTTCAAGGCATGGCGTAAGTCGTTCGCGTTCCGCCTCCGGCGTGGCGGCTACGCGCTCACGTTCGACCTGCATCGTTCCGGCGGCGTCTGGATCTGGGGCGTGCTGATGGTGATTGCATTGACGTCGATCTCGATGAATCTGTCACGACCGGTGGTGCGGCCGCTCGTCTCGCTGCTTTCGCCGCTCACGCCGGACCCGATCAACAATCCCGAATTGCTGCGTCCCGCTCAACCCGGCGAGCCGGTGTTGAGCCGCGAGACCATCGTGCGGCTCGCGGAAGACGCCGGCAAAGCCCAACGCCTGAAAGTCGCGCCGGGCGGCCTCTATTACGCGGAGTTCATGCATGCGTACGGCGTCGGCTTTTACGCGACCGGCAACGACCACGGCGACTTCGGCCTCGGCAACCCGTGGATGTATTGGGACGCGGCGACCGGCCAGCCACTCGGCGCGTCGATTCCGGGCAAAGGCACGGCGGGTGACGTCTTCATGCAGGTGCAGTTCCCGCTGCATTCGGGCCGCATTCTCGGCCTGGGCGGACGGATTCTGATTAGCGCGATGGGCGTTGCGGTCGCCGTGCTGAGCGCGACCGGCCTTCTGATCTGGTTGAAGAAGCTCAATGCGCGCCGCCGCTCGGCGCACAACGCGCAGAATGCGCGGAAGACACGAGACAGCGCCCGCTCGACCGCGCGAACCTGA